The genome window CGAACACCAGCCCGGCGTACCCGAACATCGGTTTGCGGGAGAAGACCGGAATAATCTCAGACACGATACCGAAGAACGGTAGGGCCAAGACGTACACCTCAGGGTGACCGAAGAACCAGAACAGGTGCTGCCACAAGATTGCGCCACCATTAGCGGGGTCATAAATGTGGCCACCGAGTTTGCGGTCGTACAGCACACCGAGGGCAGCTGCGGTCAGCATCGGGAAGATCAGCAGAACGATGATCGAGGTAACCAGGATGTTCCAGGTGAAGATCGGCAGGCGGAACATTGTCATGCCCGGGGCACGGAGGCACACGATCGTCGTAATCATGTTGATAGCCGACGCGATGGTTCCTACACCACCAGCACCAACGCCGACGATCCACATGTCAGAACCGATACCCGGCGAGTGAAGAGCGTCGGACAGCGGCGAGTAAATGGTCCAGCCGAAGTCAGCGGCTCCACCAGGGGTAAAGAAGCCCGACAGCATCAGAATGCCGCCACCGAGTGTGAGCCAGAAGCCCAGTGCATTCAACCGAGGGAACGCCACATCGGGTGCGCCGATTTGCAACGGCATGATGTAGTTTGCGAAGCCCCACACCACAGGCGTGCCGTATAGCAGCAGCATGATGGTGCCGTGCATGGTGAACAGCTGGTTGAACTGTTCATTGGACAAGAACTGAAGACCCGGGCTGAAGAGCTCAGCACGAATCAATAGGGCCATGAGACCACCGAGGAAGAAGAAACAGAACGACGTGATGATGTACATCATCCCGAGCTGCTTATGGTCCGTCGTGGTCAGCATGCGCCAGGCAAATCCCCCCTTCGGGGTGGTTCCTGACGGCTTTGGCCTAGCAGGGGCGACCGGTTGGTCAACCTTAGGCGCTACAGCAGTCATACTTTCCTCCTGAATTCGGAAGCTGCTCCTTGCCTTCACGTGAAGCAGATTCCTCGTCATTGTCATTGCCGGCGTGCGTCGACCACGCCCCGCCCTAACCACTCAGAACGCTGTCACCAGCGCAAACAACGTCGAAAAGGTTGTTGCGATGTCCAACAACTCAACGAGGGCGCCTTAGAGTTTTCTGAAGATCGGCGGACAATAGCCTGAAGTACACCAACGATGTTCAATATAGTAACGCTGTGTACCACATAAAGGCCAGCCCTTTCGGCCATCTTCCACACAGTAGGGGGAAGAGACGTGTCGGCCTCGGGAAGTAAAAACCGGTTGTGGGCGTTATCTCCGACGCTGGCTTCGAGCCGCCTTAGAAATCCCAGTCTTCGTCGGTCGTGGATTCCGCCTTACCTATTACATAGGAGGATCCCGATCCCGAGAAGAAGTCGTGGTTTTCATCGGCTCCGGGGTTCAGGGACGAGATGATCGCCGGGCTCACGCGGGTTTCGTCGGCGGGGAACAACGCTTCGTATCCCAGATTGTTTAGGGCCTTATTAGCGTTGTAGCGCAAGAAACGCTTGACGTCCTCAGTCCACCCCAGCTCGTCGTAGAGGTCTTCGGTGTACTGCGTTTCGTTGTCATACAGCTCGTAGAGAAGGTCGAAGGTGTACTCCTTCAGACCATCGCGCTCGGACTGCGTCAGAGCCTCCTGGCCGCGCTGGTACTTATAACCGATGTAGTAGCCGTGGACTGCTTCGTCGCGAATAATCAAGCGAATGACGTCGGCAGTGTTGGTGAGCTTGCCGTGGCTGGACCAGTACATCGGCAAGTAGAAGCCCGAGTAGAAGAGGAAGGACTCAAGTAGTGTCGACGCCACCTTCCGCTTGAACGGATTGTCACCCTCGTAATAGTCGAGAACGATCCGAGCTTTGTCTTGAAGGTTCTCATTCTCCTCGGACCACCGGAAGGCGTCGTTAATTTCCGGTGTCGACGATAACGTCATGAAGATCGACGAGTAGGAGCGGGCGTGGACCGACTCCATGAACGCAATATTGGTGTAAACAGCTTCCTCGTGGGGGGTGAGCGCGTCGGGAATGAGAGAAACTGCGCCGACGGTGCCCTGGATGGTGTCCAGCATGGTGAGGCCGGTGAATACGCGCATCGTGGTGCGCTGTTCGAGTTCGTTGAGGGTGCCCCAGCTCTTGATGTCGTTAGAGAGCGGAACTTTCTCTGGTAGCCAGAAGTTCCCTGTGAGCCTATCCCACACCTCTTGGTCTTTGTCATCGGGAATGGTGTTCCAGTCGATGGCGGCGATGGGGCGATCGTGGTTGTTCCCGTTTGTCCCCCATCGGACCGGTGTAATTGCGTTGGTCTTCTTCATAAAAGTGCCCCTTTCAACACTGTAAATATCAACTGCCAGTATCCGTCAGTCCCGTACCGGCCAAGTCTAGCCCTTACCCGACGACATAGGCTCCCCTCTCATTACTCGAATCAAATCTTTAGCGTCGGTGGCAGTTTTGCGCGGGAAAACTGTTCGACTTTCTTTGGTCAAAGCCGCGAATTTTAGACTCATAGGACAACGCCCACTTCCTTAAAAACTAGACGTAGGTTTAATTCTAAAATTGTAAATCTTGAGAGAGGGTAGTGAAATATCGTGGAGAATAAACCAGACGGTAGCGAACCCTAAAACTCACATTCGGGTTATTTTTTGCTTAAACTAAAAAATTCAGTCCTGAAAATGTTTCAAAAATAATTGGCCAAAACAAAAAAGTTTTATATAATCGGGGCATGGCTATCAGTGACACAATGCAGAAAGCATTCAATGACCAATTCAACGCCGAACTCCAGGCGGCGCTCGTTTACAAGCAACTAGGGCTGGAGCTTGATCGCCTTAGCTTGGTAGGCATGCGGGACTGGATGCGTGAACAAGTCGATGAGGAATTCGGACACGCTCACGCTTTCAGCGACCACATCTTGGCTCGCGGTGGTCAGGTGACCATCTCGACCCTTTCCGTTCCTGAGCTCAACATTCAGTCAGCAAAGGACGCATTCCAAGCTGCCCTCGAGCACGAGAAGAAGGTATCGGGCCTGATTCGCGATCTTGCTAAGACTGCGGATGCTGAAGGCGACCTCGATTCCCGCCAGTTAATCGACCGCTTCTTGACCGAACAGATCGAAGAAGAAGACACAGTTAACGAGATTCTCGATCGCCTTGAGCTTGTTGGCGACGACGGTGCGGGCATTCTCCGCCTCGATGCCGAGCTTGGTCAGCGCTAAAACTAAGTCGGAAAAACTAGTTGGCATGTGCCGGCTAGTTAGGTAACCAACGGCCTCATATCATCGCGATATGGGGCCGATTTTTATGCCTGTTTCGGCCTTACTTGTTGCGGCACGGCTGTAACGGCGGGCGCGTAGCACGCTGTCACTGGCCAACCATTACAGCCCAACCGTTACAGCATGCAGGAGACGCAACCTTCGACCTCTGTACCTTCCAAGGCCGCCTGCCGCAGACGAATGTAATACAAGGTCTTAATCCCGTTCTTCCACGCGTAAATCTGTGCGCGGTTAATATCGCGCGTCGTTGCGGTGTCTTTAAAGAACAAGGTAAGCGACAGCCCTTGGTCTACGTATTTCGTTGCTACCGCATACGTATCGATAACCTTTTCATATCCTATTTCATAAGCATCTTTGAAATAGTCAAGGTTGTCATTGTTCATATGCGGGGCGGGATAGTAAACGCGCCCAATCTTGCCCTCTTTACGGATTTCAATTCTCGACGCGATCGGGTGGATCGACGATGTCGAGTTGTTGATATACGAAATAGAACCCGTCGGAGGAATAGCCTGAAGGTTTCGGTTGTAGAGGCCGTACTGCTGGATATCCTCCCGTAACTGGGCCCACTCCTCAGGCGTCGTTACCGAAATCGACGATTCCTCAAAGATGCGCTTGACCTTCTCTGTTTTCGGTGCGAAGTCCTTCGGATCATACCGATCAAAGAAAGCACCCGACGCGTAATCGGAGTCCTCGAAGCCGGTGAACGTCACGCCCCGTTCCTTGGCGAGGCGATTGGATGCCTTGAGGCAGGCCACCATGACGGCGGCGAAATAGGCGTTGGTGAAATCGAGCGCTTCTTCGCTGCCATAGTAGATGTGCTCGCGACCCAGGTAGCCGTGCAGGTTCATCTGGCCCAAGCCGATCGCGTGGGAATGTTCATTGCCCTGCCGGACGGATGGCACTGAATCGATGGACGTTTGATCTGAGACCGCGGTCAACCCACGGATAGCGGTATCAATAGTTCCGTCGAAGTCATCACTATCCATGACCATCGCAATGTTCAGCGAACCGAGGTTGCACGAGATATCGTCGCCAATATGTTGATACGTCAGGTCCGCGTTAAATTCCGACGGGCTATTGACCTGAAGGATCTCTGAGCAGAGGTTAGACATATTAATGCGCCCAGCGATGGGATTCGCGCGATTAACTGTATCCTCAAACATAATGTACGGATACCCGGACTCGAATTGAATCTCGGCCAGAGTCTGGAAGAACTGCCGCGCATTAATTTTCGATTTCTTAATGCGAGGATCTTCCACCATCTCGTCGTAATGCTCAGAGATGCCGATGTCTGAGAATGGCTTCCCGTAGACTCGTTCAACGTCATACGGCGAGAACAAGTACATATCATCATTACGCTTGGCCAATTCAAACGTAATATCGGGGATAACTACACCCAGTGACAACGTTTTAATACGGATCTTTTCGTCCGCATTTTCACGCTTGGTGTCCAAAAAGCGCAAAATATCCGGATGGTGTGCGTGTAAGTAAACTGCCCCAGCTCCCTGACGCGCACCCAACTGGTTGGCGTAAGAGAAGGAATCTTCCAGGAGCTTCATTACTGGAATGACGCCGGACGATTGGTTCTCGATCTTCTTGATCGGGGCGCCCTGTTCACGCAGGTTAGACAGCAGGAGCGCTACTCCCCCGCCACGCTTAGATAGCTGCAAAGCAGAGTTGATAGAGCGACCAATCGACTCCATATTGTCTTCAATGCGGAGAAGGAAGCATGAAACTGGTTCACCACGCTGAGCTTTGCCGATGTTGAGGAACGTCGGGGTTGCCGGCTGAAAACGGCCCTGAATAATTTCATCGACGAGACGACGTGCTAGAGAAATGTCACCATCGGCAAGCCCCAAGGCAACCATGCATACTCGGTCCTCATAGCGCTCTAAGTAACGGTTCCCGTCAAAAGTACGCAACGTGTATGAAGTGTAATACTTGTATGCGCCTAGGAACGTCTTGAAGCGAAACTTATAGCTATAGGCTTGCTTGAACAGATCTTTGATGTCGGAAAATTCATATTTCTCGACAACGTCACCGTTGTAGTAGTTGTTCTTGATCAAGTAATCAAATTTTTCTTCCAAATCATGGAAAAACACCGTGTTCTGATTAACGTGCTGAAGGAAAAATTGATTAGCCGCTTCGCGGTCTTTGTCGAACTGAATCTTGCCATTCTCATCATAGAGGTTAAGCATGGCATTGAGAGCATGGAAATCTAACTGCTCTGTAGACCGAACAGGTTCTGCTACTGTTTTGCCGAGATCTGACACCTAGAATCTCCTAATTGTTGAGGGGGAACTTCTGTACTGACGTTTCGTGATTGATGTTCGGTCTGTGATGAGAGTTCATACAGGCGGTTCGCATTACTTATGCTGCGTGCCGCCTCATCCCATTGGCCTCAAACGCGGTGAGGCCCTGTTTCACGATGGCCACGTCCTCCTGGGTTCCCATCAATTCGAACCGATAAAGATAAGGAACATGACACTTTTCTGCGATAATATCGCCCGCGACGCCATAATCTGGACCAAAATTGGTGTTACCCGATGCGATAACACCCCGAATCAAGCTGCGGTTTTGCTCGTTGTTCAGGAAATGAATCACCTGGGTTGGCACAGGCCTCGTTTCCTGCCGGCTTATCGACGCCCCACCACCATATGTTGGGCATATCAGCACATACGGCTCGTCGACGATCAGGTCAGGTTCGGTACGTCGAAGCGGTATCCGGTCTGCACGCATACCCAACTTATCGACGAACCGCTGCGTGTTATTCGTCGCCGAAGAGAAATAGACGAGGTACATGATTATTTTTCATCTTTTCTGGTGACTGAAACTGTTAAAATGGAAAGAAAAATGAAAATAAGGCGGGGCCACGCATTGCAGGGAACCGCCTATTAACTCTGCAGAACAACCAAAAGATAAGATTTCGCGCCACGCAAGTCCTCGTCGAACGGCGACGACGTGTGCAGCGGCGCTCTATGCAGCGGAGGTAACCAGGCTCTTAATACGATCCGGGCGGAACCCCGACCAGTGCTCATCCTGAGCGACAACGACAGGGGCCTGCAAGTAGCCCAGAGCCATCACGTAGTCGCGAGCGTCGCTGTCCATGGTGATATCGACAGTTTCGTAGTCGACGCCTGCACGATCGAGAGCCTTCTTTGTAGCAGTGCACTGAACACAGGCGGGCTTGGTATAGACGGTGACGGCCATAGAAAATTCTCCCTCTGTTGATGCACTACTTTTGCTGCGGCAATTGTTTATCGACGGGCACTTTTACCGCGAGAACGAGGTGATTATCCTGCGGATCCTCACCCTTTGTTCGGCCCGTGCAACGGGAATTAACTCTATCCCACCGACGACAAAAACACAATAGATAGAATTTAAATCGGCGCACCACCACTATATGTAGTAATTACAAAGACGAAATTCCAAGGTCGTCACTATTACGAATCACTACATGTATGCCGCACCGACTTAAGCATCAGTTTTGCTACATAGATGTTCATTATCGACGGAGTGCACAACGTCATCCGTGAAGCACGATGCCTCCCCCAGGAAGCAGAGCGCTTCCGGACCACCCTGCCAGCGAAACGCAAAAACCGGCAACCTTCCTAACGGAAAGCTGCCGGTTCGGCGCTTCTTCAGCGCTCAGCTCAATGTCGACCGTCGCTTTCTATACAGCTTTTGCTGCCTGCTGGCGACGGCTACTGAGTCAATTAACCCTGGCGGGCCTTGAAACGAGGATCCTTCTTGTTGATCACAAAAACTTTGCCGTGACGGCGCACAACCTGAGCGCCCGGCTTGTTCTTCAGCGACCGAAGGGACTTACGGACCTTCATCGGGCGCTCCTTTCTTCGTCGGCTGGGCTAGTAAAAGCCAACCACCTGTGGTGATCGGCCACTACACAACACAGTCTGGTGTGGATAATTCCTGCGAAATCATCGCAGTTCACCCACATGACTATGACACGAACCGCTATGGTACCGCGACCAGGCCGAAATCCAAAACTTTATGCCCAATTCCTCACCTACCCCACACCGGTGTACGTCAATTACCGACACCGGTGTACATCAGCTGCCCAACCGTTTTACCATGGGGGAATGACAAGCGATCTTCGCGACGACATACGACGCTCCCTCGGCGTCCAGTCCCCCATTGATCCACAGGAAGAAATCGGACGACGAGTTTCATTCCTGGCTGAGTACCTTATCTCCACGGAGGCTAGGGGCTTTATCCTGGGCATTTCGGGAGGCCAGGATTCGACGCTAGCCGGCCGCCTGGCCCAGCTCGCCGTCGAGCGTGTCCGCGAGCAAGAAGGAACCAAGGTACGCTTCCACGCGGTACGGCTCCCCTACGGAGAGCAGGCAGATGAGGACGACGCCCAGCGCGCTCTGAACTTCATCGAGCCCGATCGGACCGTCGCCATCAATATCAAAGATGCTACCCAAGCGTTAACAAAGACGGTATCGGCGTCGCTAGGAATTCACTGTCTTACCGATTTCAACCGGGGAAATGTCAAAGCGCGCATCCGCATGGTCGCCCAATATGCGGCGGCCGGGCAGCTTGGCCTCCTCGTCGTCGGCACTGGCCATGCCGCAGAAGCCGTGACCGGTTTTTACACCAAGTACGGTGATGGCGGCGCGGATATTCTCCCGCTCTCAGGCCTGACAAAACGGCAGGGTGCAGCGCTACTTCAGGAACTCGGCGCGCCCCCCAGCACGTGGAGCAAGGTTCCCACAGCGGACCTGGAAGACAACCGCCCCGCGCTGCCCGATGAAGACGCACTCGGCGTGACCTACTCACAGATCGACGATTACCTCGAAGGCGTCGACGGGCTGCCGCAGGAAGCCATCGACCGCATCGAGCATCTCTACACGGTGAGCCGCCATAAGCGCAGCATGCCGGTGGCCCCTACCGACACATGGTGGAAGCAATAATCTGTGCTAGTACTTCGTGCTCATGTACCGGTCAGGTTCGTCGCCGAGTTTGAAGTGACGGCCTGACACGGAGTCTGGGACGACCCGCACATAGTTGTATTTCAACGTGGGAAGCCACGGTTTGAGCTCAAGTTTGTCTGCTTCGTTGATCTCTGCCGTGCTGGTCAAACGATGTGCGCGACCGCGAATGACGACCGATGTGGCATCGGACTCGTCGAAAGAGTCAACCTCGAAAAGAACCTTATCGTTGACGGTCAGCGAGACCAGCTTTGACCCCTCTGACGTGCGGAAAAGGACGGACTTTGGACGCTCGCCGTCGCCGGGATCAACAACATAATTGACCGGGTAAATGTCAATGTCCTCACCGGACCTGACAACCAGGCGCCCTAGCTTTACAGAAGAGAGAAAGTCGAAGACTTCCTCGTCGGACAGTTCAGTGATGATGTTCTCGTCGCTCATGTGTCTATTCTGCTCTAAAAACACGTTCGTCACAGCGAAATCCCCCTTTCGGGTGCCGTCCCGACACGAGGAACGCCCTAGTCATGGTGTACGTTACGCGTCGGTTAGCGGGGTCGACGGGACCGTCTAACCGCTGAGCAGATACCCAAAAGCATAATCACTGCAGCCCACCCCATGACGTAGAGCAACGAGCCGTTACTGCTCCACGGTGGCTCGAGAGCTATCTCTTGGCCTGTGCCATAAATTCCGTTCAGAAACGGCATCCACCCCACAAGTTCACCCCCGTGAGGGACGAACACGACAGCGTTCTCGATCAAGAGCGACCACACCGTGATAACGGTAATCGCGGCCGCCGGGACCGCAACGAGCGCACCGATTCCCACACCAATCCCACACGCTGCGACCGCATAGAGCGGCGCCGCCCACAAGAACCGCACGCCCTCGACGCTTGAGGCGGACACAGACCCGTACACCTGCGGATATAACGCCGGCAAGGCAACCATCACCATGAGGACGGAGAAAAACGACCCGATGGCCGCAGCAACAGACACGACCAGCCAGCGAGCGATGATCGACGGGACTGGTCGTGGGTGCAGCACGGAGTCCAGCTCGCCAACAGGCCCTCGCATCGAGGAGGCCTGCGCGTAGGTCGCGACGACGGCATACATGGTGATTCCCAAGTAGATCACCCAATAGTTCGCGTTCGTCGTCGATACTTCGCGAACCTGAATCAAGCCACCGTTACCGTGCAGCGATTCCGCGACACCGCCGATAACCAGCGTCACCACCAAGGGCAGAACGATGCCCAATGGCACGAGGACACGTATGAAAGGTCCTCGCCAGCCGCTTAGCCGCACCCACTCTGAAGCCCATGCGGAATAGAACGCGCGCCAGGGGAACAGCCCCGACTTTCGCGCGGCACTGTTGATCTGAGCGCTATCAGATCTGCCGGGCATGACCACTCCCCCTACCAGCATTATTGCGGCCGACGGGCTCCGCGCCGTTGTGGCCAACAGCGACCGCGTGATTGAGCGCGCGGGGAATCGCGTCGATAAAAGCTTCTTCCAACGACGCATGAGTCCCGACAACATCGCGAACCGAACCTTGCGACACAATCGTCCCGCCTTCAAGCAGAACCACCCTGTCCGCAGTCCGCTCCACATCCGCGAAATGATGCGACGCCACCACAACGCAGTGACCGCGCTCGGCCAGATCCCGCATCAAGGACCGCAACCACAACATGCCCGCGAGATCCAAGCCATTCATCGGCTCATCCATAATGATGTTCCGCGGCCACCCGAGCAGCGCAGTCGCAACGCCCAACCGCTGACGCATCCCGAGCGAATAACTACGCACTGGCCTATCCGCCACGGCCCCAAGCCCGACCCGCATAATCATGTCGTCGGCTTCATCCCAGGACAGTCTTTTTGCCGACGCTACCCAATGCAAATGATGACGCCCCGACTGCTTCATTTCGCTCGCCGTTGTATCCAGGAACACCCCCAATGAGCGGCCGGGCCCGTCCCATTTCCGCGGATCGACGCCATCCACGCTGACCGTTCCCGACGCGACAGGCACAATTCCGGCCATGATCTTTAACAGCGTCGATTTGCCCACACCATTAAGGCCAACGAGATACGTGATCGTGGAATTATCAAAACGCAGTGACACATCGGACAACGCGAAGTCGAGCCACCTGCCCCGTGTGGCTACGCTCCGGCCCTGAGCCGATCCGCGATGTGCGCCTGATCCGCGGCGTTTACTACTCGCCGTTCTGGACAAGAACCGACGGCTACCTGAGCCGACTTCATAACGAATGTTATCCAGCAGAATCACGACGCTGACCTTTTCTGAACACTCATGACGCCGATAACCTCAGCGTTTTCCCTAAGCGTTGCAATAAATCGGGAGACCAACGGTTTTCACACCTTGACACATTGATGAACTAGCCAACCGCCAATTTCCATCCTTGTAAACAAAGTTGATAGGCATTGAAATGTCGGGAATTCCCGCAGAGAAAGAGTGAAGCTGAACAGTAATGGTGTCGCCGTTTCGCTCCATGGGCCCCGTCAGCCGGCTACCACCGCGTGGCGCGCGGAATAGACCGATCCTCGAGACAGTCTTTGGAACGACCACGGCATCGGGTGCCTCAATATTCGCTTTCTTGGCTTCGTCCGAGGCATCGGTAGCAGTCAGGAAGTAAACAATCCCATTGAGTTCGTCGAGCGAAGGATTGGGGTCCGTCACCGTGTAGTTAGCCGGCAGTGGTGACGAGGGCGTCCACCTGCGGTTTCCGGAATCCGAGTCCGATACGCCGCTATCGTCGGAGTCGTCATCCCCGGCATTGGACTCATCCTGCCCATTCTGAGATGAATCGGAGTCCGAACCATTATCACTGTCATTCGATCCAGACCCCGACCGTGATTCCAAATTCCCGCCCGACGACGACGCTTTCTTCCCCTCAGTGGGAGCGCCCAGGGCACCACCAGTGGATCCCTTGTTATTCCCGTTCTTATCGTGCCCGTTTTTACTGGAGGCATCTTTCGATTTCTTCGCACTTGACGGGACTGGCGACTTCTTGATGACCTTGTGCCCCTGCGCATCGGTGGTCTCTTCCGCGACGTAGGCGGCTGAATCATCGTCTCCGTGGCGGGACAAACCGACAACGCCGATCGCCAGGATGACCGCCGCGACGATAGCCGCAACTCCGCCTGCCATCATGACGGTCGGCCAGTTCACGCGACGGTTCACGCCGCTCTGCTGCGCACTCTCTTCCATGCTGAAGTTTTCCGTCGGATCATTATTGAGCTGGTCGCTGTAACTTGGCTCGCCATCGGAGCCTGGCTGGGATGGATCGAATTCTGACGGGCTGGACTGATCTGGACCCAGGCGATTGGAGGACATGAGGGGCGCCACCTATGTGCAGTTTAACCTTGAACAAAAAGGGAGATGTGTGTAGATTAGCCTAACTTTTTAAATACGCATAATAATTTCTCATTTAATATCTCGACGCGATCGAGGATTCAGACCTACCCTGGCGTCTATGTCGGATAAGACGTTGGAAAACACATCATCAAACAAACCAGGATCACCCGACCACCCCTACTACTTCGCCGTCGTCGGGCTCGGGCAGATCGCGCAACAAGCCTTCCTTCCTGGACTCGCGCAATTACCAGAGGCGCAGCTAGCCGCCGTCGTTACATCGAATCCCGCAAAGGCCGAGCGTTATGACGTCCCTGGCTATTCCTATGACCGATACCAGGACCTCCTCAACTCCGGCGATATCGACGCTGTCTACGTTGCGACGCCGGTTGATCGCCATCGCGAATTCACAATTCCCGCACTTCACGCGGGCATTCCCGTGTTGTGTGAAAAGCCAATGGCTCCGTCGGTCGAGGATTGTCAGGCTATGATCGATGCGGCCAAGGAAACGGGCACGACGCTCATGCTTGCCTATCGGATGCATACCGACCCGTTCATGATTGACCTGGTCGAGCTCGTCCGCTCTGGCAAACTCGGCGATGCGCGTTACTTCACGTCGCAGTTCGGCCACACGATTAACCCGGAGAATCACCGAGCCAACCACGGATTCTGGGGTGGCCCGGTCCCCGATCTCGGGGTCTATGCGC of Corynebacterium kroppenstedtii DSM 44385 contains these proteins:
- a CDS encoding Gfo/Idh/MocA family protein, with translation MSDKTLENTSSNKPGSPDHPYYFAVVGLGQIAQQAFLPGLAQLPEAQLAAVVTSNPAKAERYDVPGYSYDRYQDLLNSGDIDAVYVATPVDRHREFTIPALHAGIPVLCEKPMAPSVEDCQAMIDAAKETGTTLMLAYRMHTDPFMIDLVELVRSGKLGDARYFTSQFGHTINPENHRANHGFWGGPVPDLGVYALNMVRNLYEEEPTTVYAIGGHHEGTGLDTTPTVSVSLGFDSGRTAQFTASYSTSSAEGFTLAASKGTVVSPSSYMWGEGSDLHATVSIADEEGSGTDTTEEWHYDAKDQFAGETRYFLTCVSENKQPEPDGEEGLLDIRVCEAVKESLETGRPVSLEPRTRERRISADEAQEIPAPSKPGEDDIAVKATEEL